One genomic segment of Oncorhynchus kisutch isolate 150728-3 linkage group LG15, Okis_V2, whole genome shotgun sequence includes these proteins:
- the LOC109905152 gene encoding cysteine-rich hydrophobic domain-containing protein 1-like — MSVLLPNMADFDTIYELDEEDERVVSEEHLVRYCSEPVIMRGAGHITVFGLSNKFDTEFPSVLTGKVAPEEFKTSISRVNTCLKKTLPVNGKWLLCGCLCCCCTVGFSLWPVICLNKRARRSIQKLLEWENNQLYHKLGLHWKLSKRKCESSNMMEYVILIEFLPKYPIFRPD, encoded by the exons ATGAGCGTCTTACTACCCAACATGGCGGACTTTGATACAATCTATGAGTTGGACGAGGAAGATGAACGTGTAGTGAGTGAAGAACACCTTGTTAGATATTGCTCAGAACCTGTGATTATGCGAGGGGCTGGGCACATCACCGT GTTTGGATTGAGCAACAAATTTGACACTGAGTTTCCCTCAGTTCTCACGGGAAAG GTGGCTCCAGAGGAGTTTAAAACCAGCATCAGCAGAGTGAACACTTGCTTGAAGAAGACGTTGCCTGTCAATgggaagtggcttctttgcgGCTGCCTGTGCTGTTGCTGTACGGTGGGCTTCAGTCTGTGGCCCGTTATATGCCTCAACAAGAGA GCGAGAAGATCTATTCAGAAGTTGTTAGAATGGGAAAACAACCAGTTATATCACAAG CTGGGCCTGCACTGGAAGCTCAGCAAAAGGAAATGTGAAAGCAGCAATATGATGGAATAC GTAATTCTTATAGAATTCTTACCCAAATATCCTATATTCCGACCAGACTGA